In Streptomyces violaceusniger Tu 4113, one DNA window encodes the following:
- a CDS encoding transposase has translation MSWSHPGRFRSEAAFAAFAGTPPIPASSGLTNRHRLNRRCDRQLNRALHTIVLIRMRIDPATKVYIQRRTTEGKSPREARRCLKRAIARQVVELLERGPAEESLTAANNLAMAA, from the coding sequence GTGAGCTGGTCGCACCCGGGCCGCTTCCGGTCCGAGGCCGCGTTTGCGGCGTTCGCCGGCACGCCGCCGATCCCCGCGTCCTCCGGCCTGACCAACCGCCACCGGCTGAACCGGAGGTGCGACCGGCAACTCAACCGGGCGCTGCACACCATCGTGCTGATCCGCATGCGCATCGACCCAGCAACCAAGGTCTACATTCAGCGGCGGACCACCGAGGGCAAGTCGCCTCGGGAGGCCCGGCGCTGCTTGAAGCGGGCCATCGCCCGCCAGGTCGTTGAACTGCTCGAACGGGGGCCGGCCGAGGAGAGCTTGACGGCCGCCAACAACCTCGCGATGGCCGCTTGA
- a CDS encoding alpha/beta hydrolase, translating into MNAPHSSRPLRTLGAALASAALLSSGCSADASSPPAASMSKKAVPAALRPYYEQSLSWRPCGGADFECATLKAPLDYARPGTGRDLRLAVSRKKATGPGRPLGSLLVNPGGPGGSAVGYLQSFAAVGYPTRVRARYDMVAMDPRGVADSEPVTCLSNKQMDAFTQTDQTPDGRGETTRLVAAYKKFAHGCAARSGRILRHVSTVEAARDMDVLRAALGDRKLHYLGASYGTFLGATYADLYPHRVGRLVLDGALDPTLSSRRINRDQTAGFETAFTAFAEDCVRRTGCPLGTGSVAAARDRLSAFFTRLDSHPVPTGESRALGEPLATMGVISAMYDETAWPQLRTALRSAMRGHGGGLLSLADLYYERDTDGSYANLMYANPAVNCLDLPPAFRTPAEVKKSLPAFRKASPVFGGALAWAALNCAYWPVRPTGNPHALHAKGAAPIVVVGTTRDPATPYPWARALAAQLSSATLLTYDGDGHTAYGRGSSCIDNAINTYLLTGRPPTPHTRCR; encoded by the coding sequence ATGAACGCCCCGCACAGCAGCCGCCCGCTCCGGACCCTCGGCGCCGCCCTCGCCTCCGCCGCCCTGCTGTCCTCCGGCTGCTCCGCGGACGCCTCCTCGCCGCCCGCCGCGTCGATGTCGAAGAAGGCCGTCCCCGCCGCCCTCAGGCCGTACTACGAGCAGTCGCTGAGCTGGCGCCCTTGCGGCGGCGCGGACTTCGAATGCGCCACGCTCAAGGCCCCACTCGACTACGCGAGACCCGGCACCGGCCGGGACCTGAGACTCGCCGTCTCCCGTAAGAAGGCGACCGGCCCCGGCCGCCCCCTCGGCTCGCTCCTGGTGAACCCCGGCGGCCCCGGCGGCTCCGCGGTCGGCTATCTGCAGAGCTTCGCGGCCGTGGGCTACCCGACCCGGGTGCGCGCCCGCTACGACATGGTGGCGATGGACCCGCGCGGCGTGGCCGACAGCGAGCCCGTCACCTGTCTGAGCAACAAGCAGATGGACGCCTTCACCCAGACCGACCAGACGCCCGACGGCCGCGGCGAGACCACTCGTCTCGTCGCCGCCTACAAGAAGTTCGCCCACGGCTGCGCGGCCCGCTCCGGCCGGATCCTCCGCCATGTCTCGACGGTCGAGGCGGCCCGCGACATGGATGTGCTGCGCGCCGCGCTGGGCGACCGGAAGCTCCATTACCTCGGCGCCTCCTACGGCACCTTCCTCGGCGCGACTTACGCCGACCTCTACCCGCACCGCGTCGGCCGTCTCGTCCTCGACGGCGCCCTCGACCCGACGCTGTCCTCCCGGCGCATCAACCGCGACCAGACCGCCGGTTTCGAAACCGCCTTCACCGCCTTCGCCGAGGACTGCGTACGCCGCACCGGCTGCCCCCTCGGCACCGGCTCCGTGGCCGCCGCCCGCGACCGGCTCAGCGCCTTCTTCACCCGCCTCGACTCCCACCCGGTCCCCACCGGCGAGTCCCGCGCCCTGGGCGAGCCCCTCGCCACCATGGGCGTGATCTCCGCCATGTACGACGAGACCGCCTGGCCCCAGTTGCGCACCGCCCTCCGCTCCGCGATGCGCGGCCACGGCGGCGGTCTGCTCAGCCTGGCCGACCTCTACTACGAGCGCGACACCGACGGCTCGTACGCCAACCTCATGTACGCCAACCCCGCCGTCAACTGCCTCGACCTCCCACCCGCCTTCCGCACCCCCGCCGAGGTCAAGAAATCCCTCCCCGCCTTCCGGAAGGCATCCCCCGTCTTCGGCGGTGCCCTCGCCTGGGCGGCCCTGAACTGCGCCTACTGGCCTGTCCGCCCGACCGGCAACCCTCACGCCCTGCACGCCAAGGGCGCCGCCCCCATCGTCGTCGTCGGCACCACCCGCGACCCCGCCACCCCCTACCCCTGGGCCCGCGCCCTGGCCGCCCAGCTCTCCTCCGCCACCCTCCTCACCTACGACGGTGACGGCCATACGGCCTACGGCCGCGGCAGTAGCTGCATCGACAACGCGATCAACACCTACCTCCTCACCGGCCGCCCGCCCACCCCCCACACCCGCTGCCGCTGA
- a CDS encoding DNA polymerase III subunit delta' produces MAVWDDLVGQDRVAAQLTAAARDAEALVTAAGLAAPAEKPMASSKMTHAWLFTGPPGSGRATAARAFAAALQCVSPDRALGGAPGCGFCDGCHTALVGTHADVEVVRTDMLTIGVKETRELVRRAQLSPAGGRWQVIVMEDADRLTEGAGNVLLKAVEEPAPRTVWLLCTPSLEDVLPTIRSRCRLLTLRTPPVEAVADLLVRRDGIDPGLAASAARATQGHIDRARRLATDERARARRAAVLKLPLRVDDVGGCLKAAQELIDAAAEDAKQVAEEVDVKETEELRAALGAAAGTGGRLPRGTAGAMKDLQDRQKRRATRTQRDTLDLALTDLIAFYRDVLALQLGSQVALANTDVRDALERIASGSKPERTLRRIEAITACRQALDSNVAPLLAVEAMTMALRAG; encoded by the coding sequence ATGGCGGTGTGGGACGACCTGGTCGGGCAGGACCGAGTAGCGGCCCAGCTGACGGCTGCCGCGCGGGATGCGGAGGCCCTGGTCACGGCGGCGGGCCTGGCGGCCCCGGCCGAGAAGCCCATGGCGTCGTCCAAGATGACCCACGCCTGGCTGTTCACCGGCCCGCCCGGCTCCGGCCGGGCCACCGCGGCCCGCGCCTTCGCCGCCGCGCTGCAGTGCGTCAGCCCGGACCGGGCGCTCGGCGGCGCCCCCGGCTGCGGCTTCTGCGACGGCTGTCACACCGCCCTCGTCGGCACCCACGCCGATGTGGAGGTGGTCCGTACGGACATGCTCACCATCGGCGTCAAGGAGACCCGGGAACTCGTCCGCCGTGCCCAGTTGTCGCCCGCCGGCGGCCGGTGGCAGGTGATCGTCATGGAGGACGCCGACCGCCTTACCGAGGGCGCGGGCAATGTTCTCCTCAAGGCCGTCGAGGAGCCCGCCCCACGCACCGTATGGCTGCTGTGCACGCCCTCGCTGGAGGATGTGCTGCCCACGATCCGCTCCCGCTGCCGCCTCCTCACCCTCCGCACGCCTCCGGTGGAGGCCGTCGCGGACCTCCTCGTCCGGCGCGACGGCATCGACCCCGGGCTCGCCGCCTCCGCCGCCCGCGCCACCCAGGGCCATATCGACCGCGCCCGCCGTCTGGCCACCGACGAGCGGGCTCGCGCCCGCCGCGCCGCCGTCCTGAAGCTCCCGCTGCGTGTCGACGACGTGGGCGGCTGCCTCAAGGCGGCCCAGGAGCTGATCGACGCGGCGGCCGAGGACGCCAAACAGGTGGCGGAGGAGGTCGACGTCAAGGAGACCGAGGAGCTGCGCGCCGCCCTGGGCGCCGCGGCCGGTACGGGCGGGCGGCTGCCGCGCGGCACGGCCGGGGCCATGAAGGATCTCCAGGACCGCCAGAAGCGCCGTGCCACCCGCACCCAGCGCGACACCCTCGACCTCGCGCTCACCGATCTGATCGCCTTCTACCGCGATGTGCTGGCCCTCCAGCTCGGCTCCCAGGTCGCGCTCGCCAACACCGACGTACGGGACGCGCTGGAGCGGATCGCCTCGGGCTCGAAGCCCGAGCGGACGCTGCGCCGGATCGAGGCGATCACGGCGTGCCGTCAGGCGCTGGACAGCAATGTGGCGCCGCTGCTGGCGGTCGAGGCGATGACCATGGCGCTGCGGGCCGGCTGA
- the tmk gene encoding dTMP kinase: MTREQPTDVTATSGALAADSRERAVRALLRYQPLRRLWSAQLVGGAGDALAVLVLVLLTLQASVAADSFGGGYRGAAFAVAVVLGVRLLATVLFGAVLLGPLAALIGPSGPLDRRWTMVGADGLRLVLLLIAPLWIDWAPADAVAWLLITTFVVGVAERFWTVAKDGAAPSLLPAPPAEGAAVRPLPDHLDALRRLSLRTNFLTLPIAAAGLLVVTLIGRLLGTGVEWFHTHQAALGSYVGAGLFAASISILTFLELPGGQTSRTRSPLEGLRRPRVASGTGADKGRTGAVPLLVLACAGVAGAIAAAVGVAPLQAMDLGGGPVAFALLALVLAGGPALGIRWAPKFLPGLSRRRLLALSVALTGLALLTVGLVHDTTTVVLIAWVAGVLAGIAAHTGHVLLDQESEEARRPRMTAHLQAVVRVSVGFGAVVAPLLAAVIGPHRLGSGDFVFAHGGAAFTLMLVGALLLPVAALVLGRTDDRQGVPLRRDLREALLGGGGTDEGPTATGFFIVIEGGDGSGKSTQVEALAEWIRAKGHEVVVTREPGATAIGKRLRSILLDVSSAGISHRAEALLYAADRAEHVDTVVRPALERGAVVISDRYIDSSVAYQGAGRDLAATEIARISRWATNGLVPHLTVLLDVSPETARERFTEAPDRLESEPAEFHQRVRSGFLALAAADPARYLVVDAGQLPEAVTSVVRHRLDQMLPLSDAEVKAQEEARKAAEEEARRRAEEEAARKAEEERLERERQEALAKARAEEEERKRRELEEARQREAERQAEAARQRAEDARRRAEEDRKRIEAEDRARAVDEERRRLEAEAEAVRRAEAEARRQEEQRKAEEALLRAEQARLAADAADAAASSGAEAPTVETETPAPPPHDAGGSRDAGGARDAAGPASGDPDSTKTVQTPRFDPWAEYVGEGGSGRPAAGPDADETTLLPPVPPQNGPDAGDTAVLPPVRPQDGPERRGGPDAEETAFPPQPPAEPPTNAADETAVLPPVRDERSADPADRVPPWLFRPDEGQEQAQGQGEGNERTREMPQYGQDQGHDQGQAQGGAESPRPRRRRPEWAEETPLDDLPSLADELLGPRDDEDGRRR, translated from the coding sequence ATGACGCGAGAGCAGCCAACGGACGTGACCGCCACCTCCGGTGCCCTTGCCGCGGACTCCCGCGAGCGGGCCGTACGAGCCCTGCTGCGCTATCAGCCGCTGCGACGGCTCTGGAGCGCCCAACTCGTCGGCGGCGCGGGGGACGCGCTCGCCGTGCTGGTGCTGGTGCTGCTGACGCTGCAGGCGTCCGTGGCGGCCGACTCCTTCGGCGGCGGGTATCGCGGCGCGGCCTTCGCGGTCGCGGTGGTGCTGGGCGTACGGCTCCTGGCGACCGTGCTGTTCGGCGCGGTGCTCCTCGGGCCGCTCGCGGCGCTCATCGGCCCCTCCGGTCCGCTGGACCGCCGCTGGACCATGGTCGGCGCGGACGGTCTGCGGCTGGTGCTGCTCCTCATCGCGCCGCTGTGGATCGACTGGGCCCCGGCCGACGCCGTCGCCTGGCTGCTCATCACCACCTTCGTCGTCGGCGTCGCGGAGCGCTTCTGGACCGTCGCCAAGGACGGCGCGGCGCCCTCGCTGCTCCCGGCACCGCCCGCCGAGGGCGCGGCCGTGCGCCCGCTGCCCGACCACCTGGACGCGCTGCGGCGGCTCTCGCTCCGTACGAACTTCCTGACGCTGCCGATCGCCGCCGCCGGGCTGCTCGTCGTCACCCTCATCGGCAGGCTGCTGGGCACCGGCGTGGAGTGGTTCCACACCCACCAGGCCGCCCTCGGCTCGTATGTCGGCGCCGGACTCTTCGCCGCGTCGATCTCGATCCTCACCTTCCTCGAACTGCCCGGCGGGCAGACCAGCCGCACCCGCTCCCCCCTGGAGGGGCTGCGCCGGCCCCGTGTCGCCTCCGGTACCGGTGCCGACAAGGGCCGCACCGGTGCCGTTCCGCTGCTCGTGCTCGCCTGCGCCGGAGTGGCGGGCGCGATCGCCGCGGCCGTGGGCGTCGCCCCGCTGCAGGCCATGGACCTCGGCGGCGGGCCGGTCGCGTTCGCGCTGCTCGCCCTCGTGCTGGCCGGCGGTCCGGCTCTGGGTATCCGCTGGGCCCCGAAGTTCCTCCCGGGTCTGTCGCGGCGCAGGCTGCTGGCGCTGTCGGTCGCGCTGACCGGGCTCGCGCTGCTCACGGTGGGCCTGGTGCACGACACGACCACCGTCGTGCTGATCGCCTGGGTCGCGGGCGTGCTGGCCGGTATCGCCGCCCACACCGGCCACGTCCTCCTGGACCAGGAGTCCGAGGAGGCCCGCCGGCCCCGGATGACCGCGCATCTGCAGGCCGTCGTCCGCGTCAGCGTCGGGTTCGGCGCGGTCGTCGCGCCGCTGCTCGCCGCCGTCATCGGACCGCACCGGCTCGGCAGCGGCGATTTCGTCTTCGCGCACGGCGGCGCGGCCTTCACCCTGATGCTGGTGGGCGCGCTGCTGCTGCCCGTCGCCGCGCTGGTCCTCGGCCGGACAGACGACCGGCAGGGAGTGCCGCTGCGGCGCGATCTGCGCGAGGCGCTGCTCGGCGGCGGGGGCACGGACGAGGGCCCGACCGCCACCGGTTTCTTCATCGTCATCGAGGGCGGCGACGGCTCGGGCAAGTCCACGCAGGTGGAGGCGCTGGCCGAGTGGATAAGGGCCAAGGGCCACGAGGTCGTGGTGACCCGTGAGCCGGGTGCGACCGCGATCGGCAAGCGGCTCCGCTCGATCCTGCTCGACGTCTCGTCCGCCGGGATCTCGCACCGCGCCGAGGCGCTGCTGTACGCGGCGGACCGCGCCGAGCACGTCGACACCGTCGTCCGCCCGGCGCTGGAGCGCGGCGCGGTCGTCATCTCCGACCGCTACATCGACTCGTCCGTGGCCTACCAGGGCGCGGGGCGCGACCTCGCCGCCACCGAGATCGCCCGTATCTCGCGCTGGGCGACGAACGGCCTGGTGCCGCATCTGACGGTGCTGCTGGACGTCTCGCCGGAGACCGCGCGCGAGCGCTTCACCGAGGCCCCGGACCGGCTCGAGTCCGAGCCCGCCGAGTTCCACCAGCGCGTACGGTCCGGATTCCTGGCCCTCGCCGCCGCCGACCCGGCCCGCTATCTCGTCGTCGACGCCGGGCAGCTGCCGGAGGCGGTCACCTCCGTGGTGCGCCACCGCCTGGACCAGATGCTGCCGCTGTCCGATGCGGAGGTGAAGGCCCAGGAGGAGGCCCGTAAGGCCGCCGAGGAGGAGGCCCGCCGCCGCGCCGAGGAAGAGGCCGCCCGTAAGGCCGAGGAGGAGCGGCTGGAGCGCGAGCGCCAGGAGGCGCTCGCCAAGGCGCGCGCCGAGGAGGAGGAGCGCAAGCGCCGCGAGCTGGAGGAGGCCCGCCAGCGCGAGGCCGAACGGCAGGCGGAGGCGGCCCGCCAGCGGGCCGAGGACGCGCGCCGCAGGGCCGAGGAGGACCGCAAGCGCATCGAGGCCGAGGACCGCGCCCGCGCCGTCGACGAGGAGCGGCGCCGCCTGGAGGCGGAGGCGGAGGCCGTGCGGCGGGCCGAGGCCGAGGCGCGCCGTCAGGAGGAGCAGCGCAAGGCCGAGGAGGCGCTGCTGCGGGCGGAGCAGGCGCGGCTGGCGGCGGACGCGGCGGATGCGGCGGCCTCCTCCGGGGCCGAGGCGCCGACCGTGGAGACCGAGACCCCGGCCCCGCCGCCGCACGACGCGGGCGGCTCGCGGGACGCCGGCGGCGCCCGGGACGCGGCGGGCCCCGCCTCCGGCGACCCGGACTCGACGAAGACGGTCCAGACGCCGCGGTTCGACCCGTGGGCGGAGTACGTCGGCGAGGGCGGCTCCGGCCGTCCCGCCGCCGGGCCGGACGCGGACGAGACCACGCTGCTGCCGCCCGTGCCTCCCCAGAACGGCCCGGACGCCGGCGACACCGCCGTGCTGCCGCCCGTACGGCCCCAGGACGGCCCGGAGCGCCGGGGCGGCCCGGACGCCGAGGAGACGGCCTTCCCGCCGCAGCCGCCCGCCGAGCCGCCCACGAACGCGGCCGACGAGACGGCCGTCCTGCCGCCCGTACGGGACGAGCGGTCCGCCGATCCGGCGGACCGGGTCCCGCCGTGGCTGTTCCGGCCGGACGAGGGCCAGGAGCAGGCGCAGGGCCAGGGCGAGGGGAACGAGCGCACGCGCGAGATGCCGCAGTACGGCCAGGATCAGGGGCATGACCAGGGCCAGGCGCAGGGCGGTGCGGAGTCGCCGCGTCCGCGCCGCCGCCGTCCCGAGTGGGCGGAGGAGACCCCGCTGGACGACCTCCCGTCGCTGGCCGACGAACTGCTCGGCCCGCGCGACGACGAGGACGGCCGACGCCGCTGA